A section of the Triticum dicoccoides isolate Atlit2015 ecotype Zavitan chromosome 7A, WEW_v2.0, whole genome shotgun sequence genome encodes:
- the LOC119332711 gene encoding peroxisome biogenesis protein 1-like isoform X5, with protein MVSGGGMEVEVRVVGGARSCFVALPLHLIEALSRTSASGDLPPVLALDLRAAAGARWSLAWSGAASRSRAIEVAQELAECISLPDATIAQLSVARSLTIADSVSIEPFSEDDWEILESRADLAEETILQQVGIVYEGMKFPLWLDGHNIVKFVVVSSSPXXXXVQLVPGTEVAVAPKKRKEKFQDVQKQGSLKEQVETKALLRVQAADRKYAHKFKSKGIELGVVLSYAVLIHPDTAARTSFGNLQLVTISSKSLSKGLTEQGKEAAQKKGVSVPKRTREVVVYVLFSDSVAKGHVMLPYSIRHFISADTHSWVYVTKYTANVKKDEPIMKMCPLHFNMHEKYVHDNSDLGGHEKDTWRNTSIPSENSNFFQKAPNNEHLLSADADSISESMSEQKALIKHWLIGQLKEMAFHAENSEIISVVLPAKVLIHFEVVDGKLRKGDDFLYLLTTTFENPGYNNSQGNVEITWKAPTDDLENLELNFGRLELGEALSFDSVVDDGFDNDFKLTRSSLGWMENAMSDVTKRLSVLVSSTALRLFNRLKLPFPGHVLVHGPRGSGKTALTRAAAKYFEDHQEILAHIIYMDCSKLAIGKAKETRQTVEESISEALLHSPSIIIFDDLDNVISVSSDPQVSQSSSSSDSLVRYLTDILDEYKDKSRNACGYGPIALMASVQSLQSLPQELTSSGRFDFHVELRALAIPEREALLKHQVEEHKLQCSEEIISEIALKCDGYDAYDLGILVDRAVHAAASRFVLPSACLNSVNPTLVKEDFLKALHDFLPVAMRDLRKYAPDGNNGGWEDVGGLNEAVTIIKETLELPSKYPNVFTKAPVRMRSNILLYGPPGCGKTHIVRVAAAACSLRFISVKGPELLNKYIGSSEQSVRDFFAKAAAAAPCLLFFDEFDSIAPQRGTHSAGVSDRVVNQFLTELDGVETLTGVFVFAATSKPQLIDAALLRPGRFDRLVFCDFPRWDERVEILKVHSRTVSLASDASLEDVASLTEGFTGADLAAILTDAGLAAVHEVLDSRQDGIPEREPCISKELLMSVAMKARPSTPADDKSGYDKEFGEFVSSRKSLSTKVLVVTQFHSIHTTYFRIEYLNYPHMIHLQ; from the exons ATGGTGAGTGGTGGTGGGATGGAGGTGGAGGTGCGCGTCGTGGGCGGTGCCCGGAGCTGCTTCGTCGCGCTCCCGCTCCACCTCATCGAGGCCCTCTCCCGCACTTCCGCCTCAGGCGACCTCCCGCCCGTCCTCGCGCTCGACCTCCGCGCGGCCGCCGGCGCACGGTGGTCCCTAGCCTGGTCCGGCGCCGCGTCCCGATCCCGCGCCATCGAG GTTGCACAGGAGTTGGCAGAGTGCATTTCATTGCCTGATGCAACGATAGCTCAACTCAGTGTAGCTCGCTCTCTGACCATAGCTGACTCGGTCAGTATAGAGCCCTTTAGTGAGGATGATTGGGAGATACTAGAGAGCCGTGCTGATTTGGCTGAAGAAACGATTTTGCAGCAG GTCGGTATTGTTTATGAGGGCATGAAATTTCCGCTGTGGTTGGATGGCCATAATATTGTAAAGTTTGTTGTGGTTTCATCTAGTCCCNNNNNNNNNN CAGTTCAACTTGTGCCGGGAACTGAAGTTGCCGTGGCACCCAAAAAACGTAAAGAGAAATTTCAAGACGTGCAAAAGCAAGGTTCATTGAAGGAACAGGTCGAAACAAAGGCACTCTTGCGTGTTCAAGCAGCAGATAGAAAGTATGCACATAAATTTAAATCTAAGGGCATCGAGCTGGGGGTGGTTCTGAGCTATGCTGTGCTGATACATCCAGATACAGCTGCAAGGACTTCATTTGGTAATCTGCAGTTGGTCACTATTTCATCTAAATCATTGTCTAAGGGGCTTACTGAACAAGGCAAAGAAGCTGCACAAAAGAAGGGTGTTTCAGTACCCAAAAGGACCCGAGAAGTAGTTGTCTATGTCTTATTCTCAGACTCTGTTGCTAAAGGACATGTTATGCTTCCCTACTCTATTCGTCACTTTATAAGTGCAGACACACATTCAT GGGTTTATGTGACGAAATACACTGCTAATGTCAAGAAGGATGAGCCTATAATGAAAATGTGTCCTTTACATTTCAATATGCACGAAAAATATGTGCATGATAACAGCGATTTAGGCGGTCATGAAAAGGACACTTGGAGGAACACCAGTATTCCTTCAGAAAATAGCAATTTCTTTCAGAAAGCTCCTAACAATGAGCATCTTCTGAGTGCAGATGCTGATAGTATTTCTGAATCCATGTCAGAACAGAAGGCACTTATTAAGCATTGGCTTATTGGGCAACTTAAAGAAATGGCCTTTCATGCTGAAAATTCTGAGATAATTTCAGTAGTTTTACCAGCCAAAGTTTTGATCCATTTTGAAGTGGTAGATGGGAAACTAAGAAAAGGAGATGATTTTCTCTACCTGTTAACAACTACTTTTGAAAACCCTGGTTACAACAATTCACAAGGCAATGTTGAGATTACTTGGAAAGCCCCAACTGATGATTTAGAAAACTTGGAATTGAATTTCGGGAGGTTGGAGCTGGGTGAAGCTTTATCATTTGATTCTGTAGTGGACGATGGCTTCGACAATGATTTTAAGCTGACTCGATCTTCGTTAGGTTGGATGGAGAATGCAATGTCGGATGTGACAAAAA GACTATCCGTGCTCGTGTCTTCAACTGCTCTGAGGTTATTTAACAGGCTAAAGCTTCCCTTTCCTGGACATGTTCTTGTCCATGGGCCTCGA GGTTCTGGGAAAACTGCTTTGACACGGGCTGCTGCAAAATACTTTGAAGACCATCAAGAGATACTAGCACACAT AATATACATGGATTGTTCCAAACTTGCAATTGGCAAGGCTAAGGAGACAAGGCAAACAGTTGAAGAGAGCATTTCTGAAGCTTTGCTTCATTCACCTTCTATCATCATATTTGATGATCTAGACAATGTAATTTCAGTGTCTTCAGATCCTCAAGTATCCCAATCGTCCAGTTCTTCTGATTCGCTAGTAAGATACTTGACTGACATCCTGGACGAGTACAAG GATAAAAGTCGTAATGCATGTGGATATGGACCTATTGCACTGATGGCTTCAGTTCAATCACTTCAGAGTCTTCCTCAAGAGCTGACATCATCTG GGAGATTTGATTTCCACGTTGAACTCCGTGCTCTTGCCATCCCTGAGCGTGAAGCACTATTGAAACATCAAGTTGAGGAGCATAAGTTACAGTGTTCTGAGGAAATTATTTCAGAGATAGCGTTGAAATGTGATGGCTATGATGCATATGACTTG GGAATTCTGGTTGATAGGGCTGTGCACGCTGCTGCCTCTCGCTTTGTCCTTCCTTCTGCCTGTTTGAACTCTGTAAACCCAACGCTGGTGAAGGAAGACTTCTTGAAAGCGCTGCATGACTTCCTTCCTGTTGCCATGCGTGATCTTAGGAAATATGCTCCTGATGGTAATAATGGTGGTTGGGAAGATGTTGGAGGGCTTAATGAAGCAGTAACTATTATTAAAGAG ACTCTTGAATTGCCATCAAAATACCCAAACGTCTTTACTAAGGCACCTGTACGGATGCGGTCGAACATCCTCCTCTATGGACCACCTGGATGCGGTAAAACACATATTGTGAGGGTTGCAGCTGCAGCTTGTTCTCTGCGGTTCATTTCAGTCAAGGGTCCAGAGCTGTTGAATAAGTACATTGGTTCTTCTGAGCAATCT GTTCGTGACTTTTTTGCAAAGGCTGCTGCGGCAGCACCATGCTTACTATTTTTTGATGAATTTGACTCCATTGCACCCCAACGAGGAACACATAGTGCAGGAGTTTCTGATCGTGTTGTCAATCAG TTCTTAACTGAACTAGATGGTGTGGAAACCTTGACTGGAGTATTTGTATTTGCTGCTACAAG CAAACCACAATTAATTGATGCGGCACTCTTGCGCCCTGGAAGATTCGATCGTCTTGTCTTTTGTGATTTTCCTCGATGGGATGAGCGTGTAGAAATTCTGAAAGTGCACTCTAGGACG GTTTCACTGGCAAGTGATGCCAGTTTGGAAGACGTTGCTTCCTTGACTGAAGGATTTACTGGTGCTGATCTCGCGGCTATTCTAACAGATGCTGGGTTGGCAGCGGTTCATGAAGTTCTGGACAGCAGGCAGGACGGTATCCCGGAAAGAGAACCATGTATCAGCAAAGAACTTCTCATGTCTGTTGCTATGAAGGCTAGACCTTCTACACCAGCTGATGATAAGTCGGGGTACGATAAGGAGTTTGGCGAATTTGTGTCGTCCAGGAAGTCCCTTTCCACGAAGGTGCTAGTTGTTACCCAATTTCACAGTATCCATACTACATATTTCCGGATTGAATATTTGAATTATCCCCATATGATTCACCTGCAATAA
- the LOC119332711 gene encoding peroxisome biogenesis protein 1-like isoform X2 codes for MALKVQLVPGTEVAVAPKKRKEKFQDVQKQGSLKEQVETKALLRVQAADRKYAHKFKSKGIELGVVLSYAVLIHPDTAARTSFGNLQLVTISSKSLSKGLTEQGKEAAQKKGVSVPKRTREVVVYVLFSDSVAKGHVMLPYSIRHFISADTHSWVYVTKYTANVKKDEPIMKMCPLHFNMHEKYVHDNSDLGGHEKDTWRNTSIPSENSNFFQKAPNNEHLLSADADSISESMSEQKALIKHWLIGQLKEMAFHAENSEIISVVLPAKVLIHFEVVDGKLRKGDDFLYLLTTTFENPGYNNSQGNVEITWKAPTDDLENLELNFGRLELGEALSFDSVVDDGFDNDFKLTRSSLGWMENAMSDVTKRLSVLVSSTALRLFNRLKLPFPGHVLVHGPRGSGKTALTRAAAKYFEDHQEILAHIIYMDCSKLAIGKAKETRQTVEESISEALLHSPSIIIFDDLDNVISVSSDPQVSQSSSSSDSLVRYLTDILDEYKDKSRNACGYGPIALMASVQSLQSLPQELTSSGRFDFHVELRALAIPEREALLKHQVEEHKLQCSEEIISEIALKCDGYDAYDLGILVDRAVHAAASRFVLPSACLNSVNPTLVKEDFLKALHDFLPVAMRDLRKYAPDGNNGGWEDVGGLNEAVTIIKETLELPSKYPNVFTKAPVRMRSNILLYGPPGCGKTHIVRVAAAACSLRFISVKGPELLNKYIGSSEQSVRDFFAKAAAAAPCLLFFDEFDSIAPQRGTHSAGVSDRVVNQFLTELDGVETLTGVFVFAATSKPQLIDAALLRPGRFDRLVFCDFPRWDERVEILKVHSRTVSLASDASLEDVASLTEGFTGADLAAILTDAGLAAVHEVLDSRQDGIPEREPCISKELLMSVAMKARPSTPADDKSGYDKEFGEFVSSRKSLSTKARESKGKKVTLA; via the exons ATGGCCTTAAAAG TTCAACTTGTGCCGGGAACTGAAGTTGCCGTGGCACCCAAAAAACGTAAAGAGAAATTTCAAGACGTGCAAAAGCAAGGTTCATTGAAGGAACAGGTCGAAACAAAGGCACTCTTGCGTGTTCAAGCAGCAGATAGAAAGTATGCACATAAATTTAAATCTAAGGGCATCGAGCTGGGGGTGGTTCTGAGCTATGCTGTGCTGATACATCCAGATACAGCTGCAAGGACTTCATTTGGTAATCTGCAGTTGGTCACTATTTCATCTAAATCATTGTCTAAGGGGCTTACTGAACAAGGCAAAGAAGCTGCACAAAAGAAGGGTGTTTCAGTACCCAAAAGGACCCGAGAAGTAGTTGTCTATGTCTTATTCTCAGACTCTGTTGCTAAAGGACATGTTATGCTTCCCTACTCTATTCGTCACTTTATAAGTGCAGACACACATTCAT GGGTTTATGTGACGAAATACACTGCTAATGTCAAGAAGGATGAGCCTATAATGAAAATGTGTCCTTTACATTTCAATATGCACGAAAAATATGTGCATGATAACAGCGATTTAGGCGGTCATGAAAAGGACACTTGGAGGAACACCAGTATTCCTTCAGAAAATAGCAATTTCTTTCAGAAAGCTCCTAACAATGAGCATCTTCTGAGTGCAGATGCTGATAGTATTTCTGAATCCATGTCAGAACAGAAGGCACTTATTAAGCATTGGCTTATTGGGCAACTTAAAGAAATGGCCTTTCATGCTGAAAATTCTGAGATAATTTCAGTAGTTTTACCAGCCAAAGTTTTGATCCATTTTGAAGTGGTAGATGGGAAACTAAGAAAAGGAGATGATTTTCTCTACCTGTTAACAACTACTTTTGAAAACCCTGGTTACAACAATTCACAAGGCAATGTTGAGATTACTTGGAAAGCCCCAACTGATGATTTAGAAAACTTGGAATTGAATTTCGGGAGGTTGGAGCTGGGTGAAGCTTTATCATTTGATTCTGTAGTGGACGATGGCTTCGACAATGATTTTAAGCTGACTCGATCTTCGTTAGGTTGGATGGAGAATGCAATGTCGGATGTGACAAAAA GACTATCCGTGCTCGTGTCTTCAACTGCTCTGAGGTTATTTAACAGGCTAAAGCTTCCCTTTCCTGGACATGTTCTTGTCCATGGGCCTCGA GGTTCTGGGAAAACTGCTTTGACACGGGCTGCTGCAAAATACTTTGAAGACCATCAAGAGATACTAGCACACAT AATATACATGGATTGTTCCAAACTTGCAATTGGCAAGGCTAAGGAGACAAGGCAAACAGTTGAAGAGAGCATTTCTGAAGCTTTGCTTCATTCACCTTCTATCATCATATTTGATGATCTAGACAATGTAATTTCAGTGTCTTCAGATCCTCAAGTATCCCAATCGTCCAGTTCTTCTGATTCGCTAGTAAGATACTTGACTGACATCCTGGACGAGTACAAG GATAAAAGTCGTAATGCATGTGGATATGGACCTATTGCACTGATGGCTTCAGTTCAATCACTTCAGAGTCTTCCTCAAGAGCTGACATCATCTG GGAGATTTGATTTCCACGTTGAACTCCGTGCTCTTGCCATCCCTGAGCGTGAAGCACTATTGAAACATCAAGTTGAGGAGCATAAGTTACAGTGTTCTGAGGAAATTATTTCAGAGATAGCGTTGAAATGTGATGGCTATGATGCATATGACTTG GGAATTCTGGTTGATAGGGCTGTGCACGCTGCTGCCTCTCGCTTTGTCCTTCCTTCTGCCTGTTTGAACTCTGTAAACCCAACGCTGGTGAAGGAAGACTTCTTGAAAGCGCTGCATGACTTCCTTCCTGTTGCCATGCGTGATCTTAGGAAATATGCTCCTGATGGTAATAATGGTGGTTGGGAAGATGTTGGAGGGCTTAATGAAGCAGTAACTATTATTAAAGAG ACTCTTGAATTGCCATCAAAATACCCAAACGTCTTTACTAAGGCACCTGTACGGATGCGGTCGAACATCCTCCTCTATGGACCACCTGGATGCGGTAAAACACATATTGTGAGGGTTGCAGCTGCAGCTTGTTCTCTGCGGTTCATTTCAGTCAAGGGTCCAGAGCTGTTGAATAAGTACATTGGTTCTTCTGAGCAATCT GTTCGTGACTTTTTTGCAAAGGCTGCTGCGGCAGCACCATGCTTACTATTTTTTGATGAATTTGACTCCATTGCACCCCAACGAGGAACACATAGTGCAGGAGTTTCTGATCGTGTTGTCAATCAG TTCTTAACTGAACTAGATGGTGTGGAAACCTTGACTGGAGTATTTGTATTTGCTGCTACAAG CAAACCACAATTAATTGATGCGGCACTCTTGCGCCCTGGAAGATTCGATCGTCTTGTCTTTTGTGATTTTCCTCGATGGGATGAGCGTGTAGAAATTCTGAAAGTGCACTCTAGGACG GTTTCACTGGCAAGTGATGCCAGTTTGGAAGACGTTGCTTCCTTGACTGAAGGATTTACTGGTGCTGATCTCGCGGCTATTCTAACAGATGCTGGGTTGGCAGCGGTTCATGAAGTTCTGGACAGCAGGCAGGACGGTATCCCGGAAAGAGAACCATGTATCAGCAAAGAACTTCTCATGTCTGTTGCTATGAAGGCTAGACCTTCTACACCAGCTGATGATAAGTCGGGGTACGATAAGGAGTTTGGCGAATTTGTGTCGTCCAGGAAGTCCCTTTCCACGAAG GCTAGAGAGTCGAAAGGCAAGAAGGTGACGCTGGCTTGA
- the LOC119332711 gene encoding peroxisome biogenesis protein 1-like isoform X4 yields MALKVQLVPGTEVAVAPKKRKEKFQDVQKQGSLKEQVETKALLRVQAADRKYAHKFKSKGIELGVVLSYAVLIHPDTAARTSFDSVAKGHVMLPYSIRHFISADTHSWVYVTKYTANVKKDEPIMKMCPLHFNMHEKYVHDNSDLGGHEKDTWRNTSIPSENSNFFQKAPNNEHLLSADADSISESMSEQKALIKHWLIGQLKEMAFHAENSEIISVVLPAKVLIHFEVVDGKLRKGDDFLYLLTTTFENPGYNNSQGNVEITWKAPTDDLENLELNFGRLELGEALSFDSVVDDGFDNDFKLTRSSLGWMENAMSDVTKRLSVLVSSTALRLFNRLKLPFPGHVLVHGPRGSGKTALTRAAAKYFEDHQEILAHIIYMDCSKLAIGKAKETRQTVEESISEALLHSPSIIIFDDLDNVISVSSDPQVSQSSSSSDSLVRYLTDILDEYKDKSRNACGYGPIALMASVQSLQSLPQELTSSGRFDFHVELRALAIPEREALLKHQVEEHKLQCSEEIISEIALKCDGYDAYDLGILVDRAVHAAASRFVLPSACLNSVNPTLVKEDFLKALHDFLPVAMRDLRKYAPDGNNGGWEDVGGLNEAVTIIKETLELPSKYPNVFTKAPVRMRSNILLYGPPGCGKTHIVRVAAAACSLRFISVKGPELLNKYIGSSEQSVRDFFAKAAAAAPCLLFFDEFDSIAPQRGTHSAGVSDRVVNQFLTELDGVETLTGVFVFAATSKPQLIDAALLRPGRFDRLVFCDFPRWDERVEILKVHSRTVSLASDASLEDVASLTEGFTGADLAAILTDAGLAAVHEVLDSRQDGIPEREPCISKELLMSVAMKARPSTPADDKSGYDKEFGEFVSSRKSLSTKVLVVTQFHSIHTTYFRIEYLNYPHMIHLQ; encoded by the exons ATGGCCTTAAAAG TTCAACTTGTGCCGGGAACTGAAGTTGCCGTGGCACCCAAAAAACGTAAAGAGAAATTTCAAGACGTGCAAAAGCAAGGTTCATTGAAGGAACAGGTCGAAACAAAGGCACTCTTGCGTGTTCAAGCAGCAGATAGAAAGTATGCACATAAATTTAAATCTAAGGGCATCGAGCTGGGGGTGGTTCTGAGCTATGCTGTGCTGATACATCCAGATACAGCTGCAAGGACTTCATTTG ACTCTGTTGCTAAAGGACATGTTATGCTTCCCTACTCTATTCGTCACTTTATAAGTGCAGACACACATTCAT GGGTTTATGTGACGAAATACACTGCTAATGTCAAGAAGGATGAGCCTATAATGAAAATGTGTCCTTTACATTTCAATATGCACGAAAAATATGTGCATGATAACAGCGATTTAGGCGGTCATGAAAAGGACACTTGGAGGAACACCAGTATTCCTTCAGAAAATAGCAATTTCTTTCAGAAAGCTCCTAACAATGAGCATCTTCTGAGTGCAGATGCTGATAGTATTTCTGAATCCATGTCAGAACAGAAGGCACTTATTAAGCATTGGCTTATTGGGCAACTTAAAGAAATGGCCTTTCATGCTGAAAATTCTGAGATAATTTCAGTAGTTTTACCAGCCAAAGTTTTGATCCATTTTGAAGTGGTAGATGGGAAACTAAGAAAAGGAGATGATTTTCTCTACCTGTTAACAACTACTTTTGAAAACCCTGGTTACAACAATTCACAAGGCAATGTTGAGATTACTTGGAAAGCCCCAACTGATGATTTAGAAAACTTGGAATTGAATTTCGGGAGGTTGGAGCTGGGTGAAGCTTTATCATTTGATTCTGTAGTGGACGATGGCTTCGACAATGATTTTAAGCTGACTCGATCTTCGTTAGGTTGGATGGAGAATGCAATGTCGGATGTGACAAAAA GACTATCCGTGCTCGTGTCTTCAACTGCTCTGAGGTTATTTAACAGGCTAAAGCTTCCCTTTCCTGGACATGTTCTTGTCCATGGGCCTCGA GGTTCTGGGAAAACTGCTTTGACACGGGCTGCTGCAAAATACTTTGAAGACCATCAAGAGATACTAGCACACAT AATATACATGGATTGTTCCAAACTTGCAATTGGCAAGGCTAAGGAGACAAGGCAAACAGTTGAAGAGAGCATTTCTGAAGCTTTGCTTCATTCACCTTCTATCATCATATTTGATGATCTAGACAATGTAATTTCAGTGTCTTCAGATCCTCAAGTATCCCAATCGTCCAGTTCTTCTGATTCGCTAGTAAGATACTTGACTGACATCCTGGACGAGTACAAG GATAAAAGTCGTAATGCATGTGGATATGGACCTATTGCACTGATGGCTTCAGTTCAATCACTTCAGAGTCTTCCTCAAGAGCTGACATCATCTG GGAGATTTGATTTCCACGTTGAACTCCGTGCTCTTGCCATCCCTGAGCGTGAAGCACTATTGAAACATCAAGTTGAGGAGCATAAGTTACAGTGTTCTGAGGAAATTATTTCAGAGATAGCGTTGAAATGTGATGGCTATGATGCATATGACTTG GGAATTCTGGTTGATAGGGCTGTGCACGCTGCTGCCTCTCGCTTTGTCCTTCCTTCTGCCTGTTTGAACTCTGTAAACCCAACGCTGGTGAAGGAAGACTTCTTGAAAGCGCTGCATGACTTCCTTCCTGTTGCCATGCGTGATCTTAGGAAATATGCTCCTGATGGTAATAATGGTGGTTGGGAAGATGTTGGAGGGCTTAATGAAGCAGTAACTATTATTAAAGAG ACTCTTGAATTGCCATCAAAATACCCAAACGTCTTTACTAAGGCACCTGTACGGATGCGGTCGAACATCCTCCTCTATGGACCACCTGGATGCGGTAAAACACATATTGTGAGGGTTGCAGCTGCAGCTTGTTCTCTGCGGTTCATTTCAGTCAAGGGTCCAGAGCTGTTGAATAAGTACATTGGTTCTTCTGAGCAATCT GTTCGTGACTTTTTTGCAAAGGCTGCTGCGGCAGCACCATGCTTACTATTTTTTGATGAATTTGACTCCATTGCACCCCAACGAGGAACACATAGTGCAGGAGTTTCTGATCGTGTTGTCAATCAG TTCTTAACTGAACTAGATGGTGTGGAAACCTTGACTGGAGTATTTGTATTTGCTGCTACAAG CAAACCACAATTAATTGATGCGGCACTCTTGCGCCCTGGAAGATTCGATCGTCTTGTCTTTTGTGATTTTCCTCGATGGGATGAGCGTGTAGAAATTCTGAAAGTGCACTCTAGGACG GTTTCACTGGCAAGTGATGCCAGTTTGGAAGACGTTGCTTCCTTGACTGAAGGATTTACTGGTGCTGATCTCGCGGCTATTCTAACAGATGCTGGGTTGGCAGCGGTTCATGAAGTTCTGGACAGCAGGCAGGACGGTATCCCGGAAAGAGAACCATGTATCAGCAAAGAACTTCTCATGTCTGTTGCTATGAAGGCTAGACCTTCTACACCAGCTGATGATAAGTCGGGGTACGATAAGGAGTTTGGCGAATTTGTGTCGTCCAGGAAGTCCCTTTCCACGAAGGTGCTAGTTGTTACCCAATTTCACAGTATCCATACTACATATTTCCGGATTGAATATTTGAATTATCCCCATATGATTCACCTGCAATAA